The region AAACCGGCAAAGACATTGCCCATCACCCCGGCCACGCCGTAGAGCAGTAGCAGTGAGCCAATTGTCGGGCCGTCGAAGCCGGAACTGTTTTTGAAGAAGGGCGCAACATAGGTATATGCAGCAAAGTGCGCCAGGCCGATCAGCAAGACAGCGATCAAGCCGACCCGTGCTTGCGGGTTGATAAACAAGGCTGGCAGATCACGGATCTGAATAGCCTTTTCCGGGGTGAGTCGCGGTAGCAGGAATACCTGCGCCAGCAGCACCGGTACGCCCACGATTGCGGTGACCAGAAAGGTCATGCGCCAGCCCATCAGGCCACTCAGCCACGTACCCACGGGCACGCCCAGTACCGTGGCCAGGGTCACCCCCATCATGATGATTGAGGTCGCCTTCGCTACGCCAACGCCCTTGGGGGCCAGGCGGCCGCTGAGGGCGATGGCCGTTGCCCAGAAACCACCGATGCTGATACCCAGCAGCACGCGGCCGAACAGCAGCAGGTTGAAGTCGCTGGCGTAGGCCACGACCGTGTTGGCGATGATCATGATCAGTGTCAGGCCAATCAGCAGGTAACGCCGGTCCATGGCGCCAATGCTCACCGACAGCAAAGGCGCAGCGAGGGCGGCCATGATGCCGGGCAGGGTGACCATCAGGCCGGCATGACCGGCACTGATGCCGAGGTCGCTGGCGACGTCGTTGAGTACGCCCACGGGCAGAAACTCACTGGTCACCAGGGCGAAGGCACCCACGGCAACCGAGAGAATCGCCAGCCACTGCTGTTTGACACTCTGTTGATTATGTTCAGGGCGGCCGCTGGAGGCCTGGCTGACGCTTGGCATGGTGTTGGGTTCCATAGGGGAATGTCGCTTGAAATCAAGCGATGCACGGGCAGGAAAAGTGGAGGCGATTATAGGAATTGGTTTTGCTAATCACACAGGCGATCGTTTCGATAATAACCATCAGTGCAATCGATTCGACGCCCTACGGGACGATTGCGCTTTTCGTACCGGTTTCTCCAATGTTGCCTACAAACAGCGCGTTGCGGCTCTCACGGTAACTGCCTATCTTGATTTTGAGGCATTTTCAGGTAGAAAATCCCACACCGCAAAGGACATGCAGCATGAGCAAAAACATCAAAAGAACCTCCGATAACATGGCCAGTCTGGCCGCGGAAACGCTCAGCAACCCCAATTCCTCAGCCATTGCCAAAAGCCTTGCTGCTTCAGCGTTGGCTCAGAGCGGTACCGATAAGCAGACGAGTGCAGAGATGGAGGAGAAAGCCGGGAAGGCGCTTCAAAGCGATAAATACAGCGACGCTACAAAATCCCTTGCTGCCTCGGTTCTCTCCCAAGCCAATAAAGAACGGGGAAACTGAATTACACGCTCCGCCATTACCTGAAAAAGCCCCGTAGCCAAATAAGCTATGGGGCTTTTTCGTAGCCGGGTGTCCCGGTTTTCTCGGCGGGCTCGCCTCTATTATTTGCGTCTCAGTGAATGGCGTCCGGCTGCTCGGCGCGAATCGCCCAAGGGCCGGCAGTCACCCGAGGCTTAACCTGCTGATGGAAAGGGCGCATTGTGCTATCTGCTGCTGTACTTCCCTATCGTTACGGAGCATGACCACCATGAAGATCCGCCACGAACACGCCGTTGGATACCGCACTGCACTTTTATTCGGGGCTTGCCTGTGCGCAGCTTTGCTCGCAGGCCAAGCCTATGCCTCCGGTGATGAGTCGGCACCGCCCAAGCCCAACTGCCCCAAAGGCCAGGTCTGGGACACCAAGACCGGAAAATGCGTGCTGCAAACCAGCAAAGCCACCTCAGACACCGACCGTACCGACTATGCCTACCGCCTGGCGAAAGATGGGCGCTATGACGAGGCGCTGGCCTTGCTTGATACCCTGCAAAACCCGAACACCGCCAAGGCCCTCAACTACCGCGGCTACGCCACGCGCAAACTGGGGCGTACCGATGAAGGCATCAGTTATTACCTGAAGTCGGTCGCGCTCGACCCCAACTACGCCCAGGTTCGCGAGTACTTGGGTGAGGCCTACGTGATCAAGGGCCGCGTCGACTTGGCGCAAGAGCAATTGGTGAAAATCAAAGCCTTGTGCAGCACCACCTGCGAAGAGTACGAAGACCTGGCCGAAGCCATTGCTGCCGCGCCACAGGCTTGAAACATATGAGTGAACCCGCAGGGTACAGCCATCACCCGTGATGGCTGTATTTCGTCGCGACTAGAGCGTGTTGTTCTGACAACAGCCCCCGGCTGAGGACTGCGTAATGGCGGTATGATATCCTTGTGCCATCACGCATTGTGATCGTCACGGAGGATGTTATGAAGACGTTGTCGTTGGTAGGGTTGCTGGTGGTACTGGCCGTTAGCCCGATGTTCGCGGTGGCGTGCCCGAAAGGCACGCATCCGGTGGGTGGCACTGGGTCGCACCACAAGGGTGGGACTTGCCAGTAGCCATTGTTTGGGCTTGGGCTGAGCTAGTGCTGTAGGCTGTCGCTGGCAATCGCCAGCGATGTGCTCACCAGTTTCAATACCCGGTTACGGCCACCTTCGGCCAGTAAATAAGTACCGTCCCCCGTTCGCACAATCGACTGCGGCGCCTTCAAGAACGACAGAATCGTCTGTTGCTGCCCCTGTTTGTCGATCAGCAGCAACCTTGCCCGATGCGTCGAGTCTTCGTTGACCCACAGCCCGCGTTCATCGCACATCAAAAACGTCGGTTTGTTCAGGCCCGCCATCACCACAGGGTCGCTGCCGTCTTCGGTCAGCTCCCGTACCACGCCTTTTTTCTTTTCCGTGTAGAGCATTCGGCCGTCGGTGCAACGGGTAATGGATTCGCCTTCGTGCAACTGGTCGCGCACGACGGTCAGGGATTGGTCGCTCCAGCGATAACGCAATAGCCGCCCATTGTCCTTGCGGTCTTCGATGGCGTAGAGGTCGTCACCCTCGACCCACAGGCCTTGAACGTTTTCACCCCGGAACAGCTCAGTGACGACACCCTCCTTGAGAAAGCTGACGGGGGCGTCGCCGGTTTCCTGGCTGAACACCCAGCCGCCGTAGGTTGCGAACATGCCGTCAGGTTTGGACAGGCTGCCGACCACCACTTCGCGTTGCCCGTCGGGATGGATGCGCACGATGCTGCCTTTCGCATCGTTGAGTTCCTGGCTGACCATCAGCGAGCCGTCAGGCAAAGGCATCAGCGAGGCCGCTTTGGGCACATCGCTGTGCACGGTTTGAACACTCCAGCCGGCCGCCGCGCTCACGGGGTAGAAGCTTTGCCAGGCGAAAAAGCCCAAGGTTGCACTACCCATCAAGCCGATCAGACTTAACCCCCATCGCAGAAATTGATGCAGGGATCCGGTGTCAGTCATTTTTATCTTCCTTGTTTATTGATCAAGCTGTCGGTCAGCGTCGGCGAGATTCTCACGCGTCTGCCGAGGGGGCGTGTGCGCCGTGACTCTGGAACCGCGCGGCATAATCCTGTCCACCGTAAAACACTCCCAGGATCGACACCGCATGAGTATCGGCGGCGACCCTGAATGCGATGGCGGTGGTATGCCGGTAATGGGTGATGCGCAACGTGGGTAGCAGGTCGTCACGGCGAGTGCCGCGCAAGGGCAACACGCAAAGGCTTTCGCAGTAGCTGATGAGGTTGTCAACAAAGCGTGCCGCTACCACTGGGGATTCGGTATCGCTGATGTAGTCTTCGAGGGCGTCAAGCTGGGCTAACGCCTCAGGCGCAAAGGCTACCGAATGACTCACGGTTTTTCGGTACTCTTTCGCTGACGTTTTGTCGTCATGTGTTCGCGAACCTGCTCGGCGGACAGTGCCCGGCCAGGGTCGGCCGTGAGAGCGGCAGCCGCAGGGATCACCTGGTCGCGCAACCAGTCCTCCATCGCGCGGTCACGCGCCAGCAGCACCCTCAGGCCGTCGCGTATGACTTCACTCTCGGACGCGTATTCACCGGCAGCGACCTTGGCTTTGACCAGGGCGGCCATCTCGAGTGGCAGGGTGATGCTCATTTGCTGGGTTGAGCGCATGTCGAAGTCCGCAGGTGTCGAGTAGGATTCAATCCTACTGGACCATTGGCGTGTTGCAAGAAGCAACTGACCGATACCGCTCGATGGCGTCTCGTCGTCGTTCCAAAAAGGATGGGGGTTCTGGCAGGTTTCCATGAGCGTCTTTCTCTCCCGTTGAGTAGGTCAGGTCGAAAGTATTGACGCTTTTTTCCGACTGTGTGGCGCCAGCGGGCGAATAACCCACTGATATGTATGACTTCATATTTGTAGCAGGGTTATTAAGACAAACCGGCCCCGTCACGCATGGCGCCCCATCCCCGCCCATACGATAATGCCCCTCAAATCGACCACACTGGCCTTCCCGTGAACATCAACTTCGACCTCAACGACCTCCAAGCCTTCCGCGCCGTGGTGGACAAGGGCAGTTTTCGGGGTGCCGCCGAGGCCATCCGTATCTCGCAACCGGCTCTCAGCCGGCGTATCGAAAAGCTTGAGTCCGCCCTCGATGTAAAGTTGTTCGAGCGCACCACGCGGCGGGTCAGCCTGACCATGGTCGGGCGAGCGTTCCTGCCCCAGGTGGAGCGCATACTCGACGACCTCGATACCGCCTTGATGGGCATCAGTAACGTGGCGTCCACGCGCATGGGTAACGTCACCATCGCCTGTGTGCCGTCCACCGCTTACTACTTCATGCCCCACGTAATCTCCGAATTCCACAAGCTGTACCCGAAGATTCGCCTGCGGGTGCTGGATGCCAGTGCCGGTGAGGTGTGCAACGCGGTGGAAAGTGGCGAGGCAGATTTCGGCGTGAGTTTCAGTGGCAGCCTGGCCGACGAGGTGGAGTTCGAGCTGCTGTTTCAGGAGCGCTATGTGCTGGCCTGTCGCCGTGGTCATCCGTTGGCCGAGCGCGCGAGCGTGACCTGGGCCGAAGCTTATGAGCACGACTACATCACCGTGGACAAAACCTCAGGCAACCGCTTCCTGCTGGACCAGGCCTTGCGTGGCGTGCGCGTGAAAAAACCGAGTATTTGCGAGACCCACCACGTGACCACAATGATCGGGCTGGTGGAGGCGGGGTTGGGGGTGGCGATGGTGCCGTCGATTGCGATGCCGGCGGGCACCCATCCCATCCTGGTGAGTGTGCCGTTGGTCGAGCCGCAGGTGATGCGCCATGTGGGCCTGATAAAACGCCGCGGGCGGACATTGCCGCCAGCGGCGCTGGAGTTGGAACGGTTGGTACGGGAGATGCCGTTTCGGTCAGCGTGATACCGAGTCCAGGCCGGTGGATTGCACCACCGGTTGCGCTTCGGGCGAGGCCAGGTAATGCAGCAACGCCTTGGCCTGGGCCGGGTGGTCGGCGTTGACCGGTATGCCCGCGGCAAAGCGCGTCACCGACTGCACGTCTTCCGGGATCTTGCCGACGTAGGTCACGCCCGGCACCGGCAACAATTCCGCCACCTGCTGCAAGCCCACCTCGTAATCACCCTTGGCGACCTGTTCGGCAACCGGGAGGCGTTCGATCATCGTGCCTTTGGCCGGCATGCCGAGCTTCTTGAACAGCTCCTTCTCGACATACACACCGCTGGCGCTGTCCGAGTACGCCACGGACTTGGCCTTGCTCAGCACTGCTTTCAACTCGGCATCGGTGCCGATTGCAGGCTTGGCCGCGCCTTCCTTCACCACCATGCCGATGCGCGAGTCCGCCAGTTCGACGCGGGACGCAGGGTCGACCTTGCCCTGTTTGATCAAGTCATCCAGGGCATAACCGACCATGATCACCACGTCGGCATGTTCGCCACGGGCCAGGCGGTTGGGAATCGCTTCCGGCGCCTTGCCCATCGACGGGCCGAGGATAGTGTCGAGGGTGTCACCGCTTTGCTGGGCGTATTGCGGGCCCAGCAATTTATACGCGGCGGTGAAACCACCGGAGGTCATCACCTTGAGCTCTTCGGCCTGTGCCGTCAGCGCCAGGGCGCCGAGGGCCAGGGCCGCCAGGGTTTTGAACCACGGCTTCATCACGCAGCCCCCTGCATCACCTGCCCACGGGTATTGGCGCGACGATACAACGCCAGGGTTGAACACAAGGCGCACAACGCGGCAAACATCATCCAGTAGGCCGGCGAAGCCTTGTCTTCGGTGATGTGAATGAACCAGGTGGAGATCGCCGGGGTGAACCCACCGAAGATCGCCGTCGCCAGGCTATAGGCCAGGGAGAAGCCCGCCACGCGCACTTCCACCGGCATGATTTCGGTCAGGGCCGGAATCATTGCGCCGTTGTACATGCCGTACAGGAACGAGAACCACAGCAGGGTTTCCAGCATATGCGCGAAGCTTGGCGCGTTCACCACGAACGACAGCGCCGGGTACGCGGTGATAACGGTCAGGGCGGTCATCGCCACCAGCACCGGCTTGCGGCCGAAGCGGTCGCTCAAGGTGCCGCCGATCGGCAGCCAGACAAAGTTCGACACGGCTACCAGCAACGTCACCAGCAGTGCATCGGAGGTGCTCAGTTGCAGCACGGTCTTGCCGAAGGTCGGCGCATACACGGTAATCAGGTAGAACGCGGTGGTGGTCATGGCCACCATCAGCATGCCGCCGATGACCATGGTCCAGTTTTTCACCAGGGTCGCCAGCACTTCGCGCATGGTCGGGCGATGCTTGCGATTGGCGAACTCTTCGGTTTCCTGCAGGTTACGGCGCAGCACGAAGATGAACGGGATGATCACGCAGCCGATGGCGAACGGAATGCGCCAGCCCCAATCGGCCACCACGGCTGGTTGCATCCAGACGTTCAGGCCATAGCCCAAGGCGGCCGCGACCACGATGGAGATCTGTTGGCTGCCCGACTGCCAGCTTGTGTAGAAGCCTTTGCGCCCGGGTGTGGCCATTTCGGAGAGGTAAACCGAGACACCCCCCAGTTCTGCACCGGCAGAGAAGCCTTGCAGCAAGCGGCCCAGCAACACCAGCAACGGTGCCCACAGACCGATGGTTTGATAACCCGGCACCAGCACGATCAGCAAGGTCCCGCTGGCCATGATCGACAGCGTCACGATCAACCCTTTGCGGCGACCCACGTCGTCGATATAGGCACCCAAAATGATCGCGCCCAGTGGACGCATCAGGAAGCCTGCACCGAAGACGGCGAAGGTCATCATTAATGATGCAAACTCATTGGCGGCGGGGAAGAACGCGGCAGCGATATAGGTGGCGTAGAAGCCGAACAGAAAGAAGTCGAACTGTTCGAGGAAGTTGCCCGAAGTAACGCGGAATACCGCACCAACTTTCGAGCGGGCAGAGTCGGACCGGGAAGGGCTAGTCATGGTTTTGTGTCTCCAGCGTTCTTTTTAAAGTGCTTGTTTCGCTTAAGACCGCGGATAGTGGCTGACACATTTAGAAATGATAAGTGAGTAATTTGGATGTATTGATGCGTCAATGCTATCAATCGTCCGTCGCGTCAAAAATCCACACCCTGTTCTATGCTTAAGGTGTGACCAATTCTTACGGATGGGAGGTGGCAATGGCTAACGAACAGAAGCGTCAGGATGAGTCGGCGCGCGAGCAACCCGAGCGCCGGCATGAGGAAGAAAAGCCGCAGACCTGGAAGCATCCAGATGACGGGCATGAGCTTTCCGAGCGAGATCAGGAGCGCCCGCTGAAACCCTGAATATCCAGGCAATGATGATCAAACGGTGGGAGCTGGCAAGCCGGCTCCCACTTTAATTCCATATTCAGCCTTGAATCGGCGTACACAACTCCACCAACGTGCCATCCGGGCAACGCACATACGACACCACTTGCCCCCAAGGCTTGGTGCTGGGCGGCGACAGCTCCTTTGCGCCATGCATGAGCGCCTTGGCATGGGCGACGAACACATCTTCGGTCACGAACCCAACCTCCATTCCCAAAGGCTTTTTAGAGGCATGCGCCGCTATGTGCCCGCCCTCGAAATTCAGTTCGCCCAATTCATGGGCGGCAAACGAGAGGGTGGTGTCGCCGGTTTCCAATTCGCCATAGGTGCCCGATTCATGCAGGAAACGGCGACTGAAACCGAAGGTCTTTTCGAAGAATGCCAGTGATGCGGCCACGTCCGGCACATAGATGATGGTGTAGGCGAATTTCATGGTTAAGCAGTCCTTGCTCAGAGAGTCAGCGTGTTAAAAGGCAGGCATCGGTTTATCAAGCCAGGGCGGAAACAGGGAAGCCCAGCGCCAGTACCCAATAGGCCACCACTGCCGCCAGGCATAGGCCGATAAACACCCGCAGCAAGGTCCTCGCGGTGGGGTGTGCGAGGAACCTGACAACCCAGAGGCAGTACCCGGCCACGACGATGGCCAAGGCGAGAATGACCAGCACGAGTGTGTTCCTGTGACCTTCAAACGCTGATTTATAGCGCCAAAGCCACCCGATGAACAGTGTGCACATAGACGCAGCCCCCTGGCCTTTCTAAACTGCGGCTTGTCTTGGGGAAAGGGGCGGGCGCCGATGAATCGCAATGAATTACGCAAGGCCGACATCAACCTGATGGTGGTCTTCGAAGCACTGATGCTCGAGCGCAATGTGACGCGTGTGGCGGAGAAGCTGTTTCTCGGCCAGCCCACCATCAGCTCGGCCCTCAACCGTTTGCGCACCTTGTTCAATGACCCGCTGTTTATTCGCGTCGGCCACCGCATGGAGCCCACTGCTCGTGCCGAAGAGATCATCCAGCACCTGTCGCCGGCCCTCGATTCCCTGTCGTCGGCCTTGAGCCTGACCCACGATTTTGACCCCACCCAGAGCACCATGACCTTCCGCATCGGGCTGTCCGATGACGTTGAGTTCGGCCTGCTGCCGCCCTTGCTGCGGGCCTTGCGCCAGGAGGCGCCGCTGGTGGTATTTGTGGTGCAGCACGTGGATTACTGGCGTATCCCCGACCTGCTGGCTTCGGGCGATATCACCGTTGGCATCACCCAGACACGCGGCCTGCCGGCAAATGCCAAGCGTAAACTGTTGCGGCATATCCGCCCCTGCCTGTTGCGGGCCGACGCGTCGGACAAACCGCTGACCCTCGACGAATATTGCGCCCGCCCGCATGTACTGGTGTCCCACACCGCCAACGTGTCCGGGTTTGCCGATGAATGGCTGGCGGAGATTGGTCGCAAGCGCCATGTGGTGTTGTCCGTGCCGCAGTACAGCGCGCTGCCGGCGTTGCTCGCCGGCACCGACATGATCGCCAGCCTGCCGGACTACACGGCCCAGGCCATGGCGGCCGGCGGGCACCTGTTTTGCGAGCCATTTCCATTCGAAACCCCGACCCTGGACTTGTCCATGGTTTGGCTCAGCCATGTCGACACCGACCCGGCGGAACGTTGGATGCGTTCAAGGCTGGAGGCATTTATGAGCGAGCGGGACATGCTGCCGGTGCTGGCGCCAAAATCTTGAGATAAGCCCTTCAGGGAGAGCCACCGATGATCCTATCCCGTTCCTTGCTGCGCGGACGCGGCAGCCATGACAGCGGCAAGGTGGGCATGGTCGAGCTGTTTTTCGACCTGGTGTTCGTGTTTGCCGTGACCCAACTGTCCCATTCGCTGCTGGCCCATCTGACCCTCGGCGGCGCGGTGCAGGTGGCGTTGATGATGGTCGCGGTCTGGTGGGTGTGGATCTTCACCTCATGGGTCACCAACTGGCTCGATCCGGAGAAAATCCCGATTCGCATCGGCCTGTTCGGCTTGATGGTGGCCGGCCTGCTGTTGTCCTCGTCGATTCCCAAAGCATTTACCGACCGCGGTTTGCTGTTTGCCGGCGCCTACGTCTTTATGCAAGTAGGCCGCACGCTGTTCGCGTTGTGGGCCGTGCGCGGCGAGTCACTCAACATGACCCGCAATTTCCAGCGGATCCTGGCGTGGATGCTCTGTTCCGCGGTGTTCTGGGTCACTGGCGCGCTGTTCGACGGTGAGCAGCGCCTGGCGTTCTGGGCGCTGGCGCTGTTGATTGAGCTGGTCTCGCCGTCGGTGTATTTCTGGGTGCCGGGGCTCGGGTGTTCGACACTGGCGGACTGGAATGTGGAAGGCAACCACATGGCCGAACGTTGCGGCCTGTTTGTGATCATCGCCCTGGGCGAATCATTGCTGGTGACCGGCGCCACCTTCGCGGAGTTGCCCTGGAGCATGGAAGGCCTGGGCGCATTTCTGGTGGCCGTGGTGGGCAGCATTGCCCTGTGGTGGATCTATTTTGACAGCGGCGCCGAGCGCGCCCATCACCGTATCGCCAGCTCTGCCGACCCGGGTCGCCAGGCACGAATTGCCTACACCTACCTGCACGTATTGATCGTCGCCGGGATCATTGTCAGTGCAGTGGCTGATGAGCTGGTGCTGGTGCATCCGGGGCATGCCAGCCAGGCGGGTGTCATGGCGATCATCGCCGGCCCCGGGGTGTTTCTGTTGGGCAGTGCGCTGTTCAAGTGGGTGATGAGTGACCGGC is a window of Pseudomonas antarctica DNA encoding:
- a CDS encoding LysR family transcriptional regulator, whose product is MNINFDLNDLQAFRAVVDKGSFRGAAEAIRISQPALSRRIEKLESALDVKLFERTTRRVSLTMVGRAFLPQVERILDDLDTALMGISNVASTRMGNVTIACVPSTAYYFMPHVISEFHKLYPKIRLRVLDASAGEVCNAVESGEADFGVSFSGSLADEVEFELLFQERYVLACRRGHPLAERASVTWAEAYEHDYITVDKTSGNRFLLDQALRGVRVKKPSICETHHVTTMIGLVEAGLGVAMVPSIAMPAGTHPILVSVPLVEPQVMRHVGLIKRRGRTLPPAALELERLVREMPFRSA
- a CDS encoding MFS transporter, coding for MTSPSRSDSARSKVGAVFRVTSGNFLEQFDFFLFGFYATYIAAAFFPAANEFASLMMTFAVFGAGFLMRPLGAIILGAYIDDVGRRKGLIVTLSIMASGTLLIVLVPGYQTIGLWAPLLVLLGRLLQGFSAGAELGGVSVYLSEMATPGRKGFYTSWQSGSQQISIVVAAALGYGLNVWMQPAVVADWGWRIPFAIGCVIIPFIFVLRRNLQETEEFANRKHRPTMREVLATLVKNWTMVIGGMLMVAMTTTAFYLITVYAPTFGKTVLQLSTSDALLVTLLVAVSNFVWLPIGGTLSDRFGRKPVLVAMTALTVITAYPALSFVVNAPSFAHMLETLLWFSFLYGMYNGAMIPALTEIMPVEVRVAGFSLAYSLATAIFGGFTPAISTWFIHITEDKASPAYWMMFAALCALCSTLALYRRANTRGQVMQGAA
- a CDS encoding ribbon-helix-helix domain-containing protein, coding for MRSTQQMSITLPLEMAALVKAKVAAGEYASESEVIRDGLRVLLARDRAMEDWLRDQVIPAAAALTADPGRALSAEQVREHMTTKRQRKSTEKP
- a CDS encoding VOC family protein yields the protein MKFAYTIIYVPDVAASLAFFEKTFGFSRRFLHESGTYGELETGDTTLSFAAHELGELNFEGGHIAAHASKKPLGMEVGFVTEDVFVAHAKALMHGAKELSPPSTKPWGQVVSYVRCPDGTLVELCTPIQG
- a CDS encoding tetratricopeptide repeat protein, with product MKIRHEHAVGYRTALLFGACLCAALLAGQAYASGDESAPPKPNCPKGQVWDTKTGKCVLQTSKATSDTDRTDYAYRLAKDGRYDEALALLDTLQNPNTAKALNYRGYATRKLGRTDEGISYYLKSVALDPNYAQVREYLGEAYVIKGRVDLAQEQLVKIKALCSTTCEEYEDLAEAIAAAPQA
- a CDS encoding LysR substrate-binding domain-containing protein, encoding MNRNELRKADINLMVVFEALMLERNVTRVAEKLFLGQPTISSALNRLRTLFNDPLFIRVGHRMEPTARAEEIIQHLSPALDSLSSALSLTHDFDPTQSTMTFRIGLSDDVEFGLLPPLLRALRQEAPLVVFVVQHVDYWRIPDLLASGDITVGITQTRGLPANAKRKLLRHIRPCLLRADASDKPLTLDEYCARPHVLVSHTANVSGFADEWLAEIGRKRHVVLSVPQYSALPALLAGTDMIASLPDYTAQAMAAGGHLFCEPFPFETPTLDLSMVWLSHVDTDPAERWMRSRLEAFMSERDMLPVLAPKS
- a CDS encoding MFS transporter, translating into MPSVSQASSGRPEHNQQSVKQQWLAILSVAVGAFALVTSEFLPVGVLNDVASDLGISAGHAGLMVTLPGIMAALAAPLLSVSIGAMDRRYLLIGLTLIMIIANTVVAYASDFNLLLFGRVLLGISIGGFWATAIALSGRLAPKGVGVAKATSIIMMGVTLATVLGVPVGTWLSGLMGWRMTFLVTAIVGVPVLLAQVFLLPRLTPEKAIQIRDLPALFINPQARVGLIAVLLIGLAHFAAYTYVAPFFKNSSGFDGPTIGSLLLLYGVAGVMGNVFAGFAANRSVRHTLLLVALMIGTSTALFPYFATGMTGAAMLIALWGFAFGAFPACASIWMFVVAPKDVERGMPLFVALFQVIIALGSFFGGQIVDQMGSAVLLSLATALVGCGFVTVLVLGRNVSNSLVAQPG
- a CDS encoding low temperature requirement protein A, with product MILSRSLLRGRGSHDSGKVGMVELFFDLVFVFAVTQLSHSLLAHLTLGGAVQVALMMVAVWWVWIFTSWVTNWLDPEKIPIRIGLFGLMVAGLLLSSSIPKAFTDRGLLFAGAYVFMQVGRTLFALWAVRGESLNMTRNFQRILAWMLCSAVFWVTGALFDGEQRLAFWALALLIELVSPSVYFWVPGLGCSTLADWNVEGNHMAERCGLFVIIALGESLLVTGATFAELPWSMEGLGAFLVAVVGSIALWWIYFDSGAERAHHRIASSADPGRQARIAYTYLHVLIVAGIIVSAVADELVLVHPGHASQAGVMAIIAGPGVFLLGSALFKWVMSDRPLPPFSHLGGLLMLLVLLLLGLSQVFSALALGALTTAVLVIVAFWENRSLRSVTEVSH
- a CDS encoding substrate-binding domain-containing protein, with product MKPWFKTLAALALGALALTAQAEELKVMTSGGFTAAYKLLGPQYAQQSGDTLDTILGPSMGKAPEAIPNRLARGEHADVVIMVGYALDDLIKQGKVDPASRVELADSRIGMVVKEGAAKPAIGTDAELKAVLSKAKSVAYSDSASGVYVEKELFKKLGMPAKGTMIERLPVAEQVAKGDYEVGLQQVAELLPVPGVTYVGKIPEDVQSVTRFAAGIPVNADHPAQAKALLHYLASPEAQPVVQSTGLDSVSR
- a CDS encoding type II toxin-antitoxin system RelE/ParE family toxin, with the translated sequence MSHSVAFAPEALAQLDALEDYISDTESPVVAARFVDNLISYCESLCVLPLRGTRRDDLLPTLRITHYRHTTAIAFRVAADTHAVSILGVFYGGQDYAARFQSHGAHAPSADA